From a single Mycosarcoma maydis chromosome 2, whole genome shotgun sequence genomic region:
- a CDS encoding uncharacterized protein (related to TRF4 - topoisomerase I-related protein) encodes MPVSTNEKEFGAQDFIAFDFGADQDDAGVAPESSTQSKASRVPKEAKDGSVSQKGKKRKADEREDDGRSKKEREMARSRHTPWSADVEWNKCQNGAEALHRELIAFDYWMTPTAAEHETRCMVIELISRAIKSQFRDAEVYPFGSQETKLYLPQGDLDLVVVSNSMANLRVQSALRTMAACLRRHNLATDVQVIAKAKVPIIKFVTTYARLKVDISLNHTNGLTTASYVNSWLRKWPHIRPLILVVKYLLMQRGMSEVFSGGLGSYSVIIMVISFLQLHPKVQRGEIDADRSLGVLLLEFLELYGKNFGYDNCGISIRGRGGYFSKARRGWKDERRPFMLCIEDPHDPSNDISKGSFGIINVRSTLAGAFDILTAAICQQANEGSSSLQNGTGAKGHGDPSRSKHRRFSVDSDSDSDAEARRALVRDSTAQGGKDDKDPNSLLGTILGISNPVVRQRKEMEELYYSGSLQFKLGRPAPPRSPPPARPSTYSREQPLESRASASASLTANDRSSGKAKVRSDTGVVSIDDVRGTAGRGQMPILSIRGAASAANKSSGASATTNGREARRRQEASIAVPQGVSQDASNHVSSKKARREADSDEEDSRYSAGRSAKANANGSASKRARRVHSEITQADLEDLSQAAPSTFVSEEDSDDQMARDDDKMQLPTLSGTSSAKSSPKLGTAPARALSRISSRTKNDFWTAKGVDHKSNESSLSPPPSSKAVSDQQPT; translated from the coding sequence atgccCGTCTCGACCAATGAAAAGGAGTTTGGCGCTCAGGACTTTATCGCCTTCGACTTCGGCGCAGATCAAGACGACGCTGGTGTCGCCCCTGAATCATCAACGCAATCGAAAGCAAGTCGTGTGCCCAAGGAAGCTAAGGACGGAAGCGTATCGCAaaagggcaagaagcgcaaggcaGACGAGCGTGAAGACGATGGACGCTCTAAAAAGGAGCGAGAGATGGCTCGCTCGCGCCATACACCATGGTCCGCAGATGTAGAATGGAACAAATGCCAGAACGGTGCAGAAGCGTTGCATCGCGAGCTCATCGCATTCGATTACTGGATGACCCCCACCGCCGCAGAGCACGAGACTCGCTGTATGgtcatcgagctcatcaGTCGCGCCATCAAGTCTCAATTCCGTGACGCAGAGGTGTACCCTTTCGGAAGCCAGGAAACCAAGCTTTACCTGCCTCAAGGCGATCTCGACctggtcgtcgtcagcaACTCCATGGCCAACTTGCGCGTACAGTCGGCGCTTCGCACTATGGCTGCCTGTTTGCGACGCCACAACCTTGCCACTGACGTTCAAGTGATtgccaaggccaaggtgCCCATCATCAAATTTGTCACCACCTACGCCCGTTTGAAGGTCGACATTTCGCTCAACCACACCAACGGTCTCACCACGGCCAGCTACGTCAACAGTTGGCTGCGCAAGTGGCCTCACATCCGACCGCTCATCCTGGTTGTAAAGTATCTGCTCATGCAGCGAGGCATGAGCGAAGTTTTTTCGGGAGGTCTGGGAAGCTACAGCGTAATCATCATGGTCATTAGCTTTCTGCAGCTCCATCCAAAAGTGCAAAGGGGCGagatcgatgccgacaGAAGCTTGGgcgtcctcctcctcgagTTCTTGGAACTCTACGGCAAAAACTTTGGCTACGATAACTGCGGCATTTCCATCCGTGGTCGTGGCGGCTATTTCAGCAAAGCTCGTCGTGGATGGAAGGATGAGAGGCGCCCCTTCATGCTCTGCATCGAGGATCCGCACGATCCCTCGAACGATATCTCGAAAGGTTCGTTCGGCATTATCAATGTAAGATCGACTCTAGCAGGTGCCTTCGACATCCTCACTGCTGCAATTTGTCAGCAAGCCAACGAGGGAAGCTCGTCATTGCAGAATGGCACGGGCGCCAAGGGTCATGGCGATCCGTCGCGTAGCAAGCACCGCCGTTTCTCTGTTGATTCCGATTCCGATTCCGATGCTGAAGCGAGGCGGGCGCTGGTGCGCGACTCGACCGCTCAAGGCGGCAAGGACGACAAGGACCCTAATAGCCTCCTCGGCACCATCCTTGGCATCTCAAACCCAGTTGTCCGGCAGAGAAAGGAGATGGAGGAGCTCTACTACTCTGGCTCGCTTCAGTTCAAATTGGGGAGACCAGCACCTCCACGTAGTCCGCCTCCAGCGCGACCCTCCACTTATTCCCGGGAACAACCTCTAGAGTCCCGTGCTTCTGCGTCCGCCTCTTTGACAGCAAACGACCGATCCTCTGGCAAGGCCAAAGTCCGAAGCGACACTGGCGTGGTCTCGATCGATGATGTTAGAGGCACAGCCGGGCGCGGCCAGATGCCCATTTTGTCCATCCGCggagctgcttctgcagcgAACAAGTCTAGCGGTGCGTCGGCCACGACGAATGGACGAGAGGCAAGGCGTCGGCAGGAAGCCAGTATTGCAGTCCCGCAAGGTGTAAGCCAAGATGCTTCCAATCATGTCAGTTCGAAGAAAGCAAGGCGCGAAGCGGATagcgacgaagaggacTCTCGGTACAGCGCAGGCCGATCGGCGAAAGCCAACGCAAATGGTTCTGCAAGCAAACGCGCGCGCAGGGTTCACTCCGAGATCACGCAGGCCGACCTGGAAGACTTGTCCCAAGCTGCGCCATCCACATTCGTGTCTGAAGAAGACTCGGACGACCAGATGGCGCgtgacgacgacaagatgCAACTGCCCACGCTCTCtggcaccagcagcgccaagtCGTCGCCAAAGCTGGGCACCGCGCCAGCGAGAGCCCTGTCCCGCATCTCATCGCGCACCAAGAATGATTTCTGGACCGCGAAAGGTGTTGATCACAAGTCCAACGAATCTTCGCTCTCTCCGCCACCCTCGAGTAAGGCTGTGTCAGATCAACAACCCACTTGA